ATCTTAATCTTGTTTTTATAAGCATGCACAGAAGTACACTACAAAGGTTCTCAAACAGTTGTGTGATTAATCTTCTAGTACCTGAGCAATAGAAGCAGACCCAAGAGGCTTATCATCAaatgattcaaacacttcatcaaTGCTTTTACACAACTCTTTCTCCAGGACAAGTCTAATTGAGTCGAATGGCGTAGCAGGAGCTTGATCACACAAAGTGACGAGTTTTCTTACCCAAGCAGCTGGGGCAAGATCAGGTTTCCCTAGAATTTGCGCAACCTATTGAAGGAACCAACGGTCTCAGCACACCAAATAAGTAAAAGGCAAGTAAGAATATCACAGTTAAGAGTATATTATATACACATTGGTATCACCTTAAGGAAGAAACCACCAAGGTCAGAGCACATAGCGTATATTTTGTGAGCAGCAAGTTCATGCTGCGTCTCCCACAATTCCTCTTGTTTCTTCACATCCTTGACGAAGCTCACTCTAAGCTGAAATACCTAAGAAACCACAACAAAGCAACAGACTTTACAACTTGCATGCAACAAAGTAAAAACtgtgaaggaagaagaagaagaagaaaggaaaccTTATAACCAGTGTAGATATCAGAAGCACGAGCCCAGAACTGAAATGACCTTTGCCATGGCCGGAAACCATCAGAGAGCTTTTCTTGaatctctttgaaatctatcgCATGCATTTTCTCGCAGAGGCACAGATAGTCtcaaaaatagaagaaaaagagataaTAAAAAGAGGATAAAGGCAAAGACTTGCTGTGTGTGTGGCAGAACACCGCTTGGCCCATTCTTGGAGAGTTGAgcgcattaaaaaaaaaaaaaaagtctttataTTAGTATGAAAGAAAAGGAATCagataccaaaataaaataaaaaaattacggTTCCCGCCGGAATATAAGTAACCGACTAAACtctaattaaacaaaatttgatTTGACTACGATCTTGTTCAGTTCTTTGTGAAAAATGATTTAACATATTTGTATTGCGATACAAGCGAAGAAACagctaaaagataaaaaaaaactctctctaACCGTTAAGAGTTTCCAAGGTGCAATTTTGAAGGAAAATACAAGGAAAAGAAACATGTGGGTGACATGCTCGCTCACAGATCGATGACTCGAGAGAGCTTCTGGATCCTGTTTAGCAAGAAATCTCCTTGCTTGATTGTTGCCTGGTAAAGTGCATTCTTTGCATCTGGACGGTTTGTCTCCAAAACACCTGCAACTTTGTCTATCTTGCAGTGAAGCTTCCCAGCAGCAATGAAGCGTGACAGCTCCctggatataaaaaaaaaacattatttcatgtcagttctaaaaaaagaaagagctCGTAAACTAAAAGTTACAGAGGAGCGTTTGTTAGTGTTGCTTACTGATCAATGAAGTCCACTGAAACACCAAATGCATTTGCCATGGCATCAACCGTCACGCTCTTGTAAGATTCCAGAAACTGAGAGTACACCACTGTTCTCACTTCCCTCATGTAGAACCGGAAATGTGGGTTCAAGTACTGGTCAAACTTTATCTGCTCTGCCATTCCAGCTGAGAAAAAAATACACCAACAATGGAGCTATTAATTATCACCCAGAGAAAAAGGAGTAAGCTAATCTGGACACTGTATTGTACTAACCAAATGCTGAGAAAAACGCCTTGTACTGGCACTCGTACAGGGAGTTCAAGAACTCAGAAAGGAACGGTATCTTCCCAAGAACGGTCAAGATCTCAGGTGCATCAACAACCTGTCCCAAATTAGTAGCAATTTAGCATTTTACTCAAAAAGATTCACAGAGGAACTGAGACATGGATAAAAATACCTTTTGCTTAAGAGAAACTCTGTCCAGAGTTATGATGCTGGTCAGGACGGTGTAAAAAATGAAGGTCTCGTAGGGAAAGATCTCATAAGTCGTGAAGGTTGATATAGAATCCAGAAACAAGCTGGCAGCCTTCTTAAAATTTCTGGTGGACATGCAGTACAAGCCTTCATAGACCTTtagtctgttcttcctctcccaGTCACCACCCTCGTCAAACAACCTGTCATGGGAGAACCGATCAACGGTTTTATTTTCCCTTTACATTAAGGGTAGTCACAGCCAAAGAGCCTAAGCAACACTTACTTTTGGCTTTGTCAATGCTCTTTGATACCAGATCAAAGTCCATGTAGAAAAATGCAAGCTGCAGTGTGTAGAAGACAAGGTCCATCTTTTGCCCAACAGCAACAGTTTTTCCTTCTGTGAGTTTTAGTTGCTCCAGAGCTTTTTCCTAGACtcacaaagcaaaaaaaaatttagtgattTCTCTGAAGTGCGTAGTGAATACTAACTTTAACAACATGCTCAAGTACCTTATCACTAATCCTAATGAAATACAGCCCTTTAGCAAGATGAGCTTCACGGACTTCACTTTCTCCCAAATTTTCTTCTGCATCtgcaatcctaaacaaaagaaaacagaagGAATAATGTAAGTGAACATCAACACCACCTATATGTAAGAAAGGGATGGAATTTTAACATCGAAggtccaatatatatatatatattgtataatgtTGTTAGCCTTCGATAGAGCACAACAATATGTAATGATGATTATCTCCAATTCAAAATGCAAAGACATCATGTTATGATGGAAAAGCTCAGTCCAATCTTGAAGAAGATCATTGGTAACATCCAATTCAATCAAGACCTAACTCCACCCAATACGCCTCGTATTCTAAACACAGGACACTTATTGATCATTCCTTTCCATCAGTCTAAACACAGGACACTAGAAACTATAGCTACATGAATCGAGGAAGCTGAAGATATATAGAAGCAAGATGAAGAGGGAAGCTTAGCTTCATTACATCACCTACACCTAACTCCACCCAATCGGCCTCGTATTTTAAAAACTGCACATAGCTCT
The window above is part of the Brassica napus cultivar Da-Ae chromosome C8, Da-Ae, whole genome shotgun sequence genome. Proteins encoded here:
- the LOC106427349 gene encoding 26S proteasome non-ATPase regulatory subunit 6 homolog, whose protein sequence is MDGGAEGTQQPHLILAHKLFLLTHPDVQDIEKVQLKSDVLSSIKSDGMAPLYETLAASSVLELDQSLLDSMRASNEEELKKLDEKIADAEENLGESEVREAHLAKGLYFIRISDKEKALEQLKLTEGKTVAVGQKMDLVFYTLQLAFFYMDFDLVSKSIDKAKSKLFDEGGDWERKNRLKVYEGLYCMSTRNFKKAASLFLDSISTFTTYEIFPYETFIFYTVLTSIITLDRVSLKQKVVDAPEILTVLGKIPFLSEFLNSLYECQYKAFFSAFAGMAEQIKFDQYLNPHFRFYMREVRTVVYSQFLESYKSVTVDAMANAFGVSVDFIDQELSRFIAAGKLHCKIDKVAGVLETNRPDAKNALYQATIKQGDFLLNRIQKLSRVIDL